CGCGCAGACCGTGGACCGGATCGTCGCCTTCGGCGACAGCTATGCCGACGACGGCAACCTGTTCGAGCTGCTCAACATTCCGCGGCCCGCAGTTTATCCGAACGGACGCTTTTCCAACGGCACCAATTTCGTCGACACGATGGGCCAATTGCTTGCCGTGCCGATCGACAATTTCGCGATCGGCGGCGCCTTCACCGGCAACGGCAACATCAACGGCCCCGGCATCCCCGGCTTCGTGACCGAATATCGGTCCTTTCTCGCGGGCGGCGGCCCGGCTGCCTTCCCCCGAGTCAGCGGCCGGTTCGGCGCCAACGATCTCGCCGTCGTCTCGATCGGCGGCAACGACGCCCGCGCCTACGAGCGCAGCCTTGGTACCACCCCCAGCGCCGCGCAGATCCAGGGACTGATCGCCGGCGCGCCGGCACAAGCGCAGCTGCGAGTTGGCGAAGCGATGGCCGGCATCGATGCGCTGGTCGGCGCCGGCGCCCGCAACATCACCTTCCTGTCCGGCGACGTCGGGCGCCTGCCCGAAGTCGCCGGCGCGCCGATCGCGGCGATCGGCACCGCTTATGCCAACGCCTTCAATGCCGGCATCCAGGCGCGGCTTGCCGAGACGGCGGCAAGCGGCGTGATCGTCAACTACCTCGATCTGTCGCAGATGGGCTCGGTGGTCGAGGCCGATCCGGCTGCATTCGGCCTGATCAGCGCCGGCGCCTGCCCGATTGCCTGCGTCACCACCGATCCGGGCCTGCTCGACAAATATCTCTTCTACGTCGATCAATTGCACATGACCTCGGCCGGCTTCGCGATCGTCGGCCGATACGCCGTTCGCCAGCTCGAAGCGCCGCTCCACTTCCAGGCCCAGAGCGATCTCGGGCTGCAGGCGGCGACGAGCTTCGGCACCACGCTCGAAGGCCGCCTCGATCTGTCGACCGCCCGCACCGGCGGGCGCGGCAGCGGCCTTTCCATCTATGCCGCGGTCAACGCAGCCGGCCGGGATCATGCCGCCGGCACGACCAACCTCGCCTATGACACCGACACGTTCGGGGTCACGGCGGGCGCCGAATATGAGCTTGGCGGCGTGATCGCCGGCCTGGCGGTGAACCACAGCCGTCCCCGCGCGGACATGGTCTCCGGCACCGGCGCGATCCGCGCCAAGGCGTGGCAGGTCGGCGCCTATGCCGGCTGGTCGCACCATGGCGCCTTCGTCCAGGGCCATGCCGGCATCGGCTGGCTCGATTACGATATCGCCCGCACCGCGGTGATCGACGACATCGCCGCCGATGCAAACGGTCGCACCGTCACCGCCGGCGCCAAGGCCGGCTATCTGCTCGATTTCGGCGGCGTCAGCCTCGGCCCGGTCGTCGGCCTCCAATACGCCAAGGCGAAGATCGACGCCTATACCGAAACCGGCGATCCGGTGCTGACCTTGAATGTCGGCAAGCAGGACGTGCAGGCGCTGGTCGGCAGTGCCGGCATCGAGGCGCGGGGCGAGCTCGACGCCGGCGGCCTCGCCGTCCATCCTTTTGCCGCGCTGACCGCCGAAAAGGATTTCGAAGGCGACGGCCGCACCATTCGCTACGCGGCGACGTCCGCACCGGGGATCTTGAACAGCTTCGTCCTGCCGGATCGCTCCAAGGACATCTATGGCCGCATCGCCGCCGGTGCCCGCCTCACCTTGGGTGAAGCGGTGGCGCTTTCGGTCGAAGGCAGTACCAGCTTCTCCCAGCAGGGCAGCGACGACGTCGGCGGATTCGTCGGCCTGACCGTGGGTTTCTGACGGTCCCGACGCGGAGCACGACCGCCTTCGCGCAACCCGCCGCCACTGGTGCAAGGGTCGCGCGTCGCCCACTTGATCCCGCCCGTTCGCCGCGCCACATGCAGGTCATGCTGATCCAGACCGAAACCACGCCCAATCCGGCCACCCTCAAATTCCTTCCCGGCCAGAAGGTGATGGATGCGGGCACGCGCGATTTCGCGACGCCCGAAGATGCGGAGGCCTCGCCGCTGGCGGAGGCCTTGTTCTCGCTCGGCGACGTGGAGGGCGTCTTCTTCGGCCGCGACTTCATTTCGGTCACCGCCGGCCCCGGCACGGAGTGGCGCGACCTCAAGCCCCAGGTGCTCGGCATCCTGCTCGATCATTTCTCCAGCGCAGCGCCCTTGTTCAAGGCCGCCACCGCGGCCGGGATCACCGTCGATGCGCCCGAAGACTTTGGCGACGACCCCGCCGATGCCGAGATCGTCGAGCAGATTCGCGAGTTGATCGAGACGCGGGTCCGTCCGGCGGTCGCGCAGGATGGCGGCGACATCGTCTACCGCGGCTTCCGCGGCGGCACCGTCTTCCTTGCCATGCACGGCGCCTGCTCCGGCTGCCCGTCCTCGACGATGACCCTGAAGAGCGGGATCGAAAGCCTCCTCAAACATTACGTGCCCGAGGTCGAAACCGTCGAAGCGGTCTGATGCTGCTCGCGATCGACAGCGCCACGGCGGCCTGCTCGGCGGCGCTGATCGATGGCGCTGCGCTTGTCGATGAGCGGTTCGAACTGGTCGGCCGCGGCCATGCCGAGCGGCTGCTGCCGATGATCGAGGAGTTGCTTGGCGGCCGCCGTCCCAGCGGCATCCTGGTCGATTGCGGCCCCGGCAGCTTCACCGGCGTGCGCGTCGGCCTTGCCGCCGCGCACGGCCTCGCCATCGGCTGGGGAGTACCGCTGCTCGGTTATTCGTCGATGGCGGCGATCGCGGCGACCGCGGACGCGGAGAGGCTTGCGGTGGCGCTTCACGGAGGACATGGTCAGCTTTTCGTGCAGAGCTTCACCAATGCGCCTCTTCAGCCGGTCGCCGACCTGCAATCCCTGCTTCCGGACGACGCCGCCCGTGCCTTCGACGAGGCAGTGGTGATCGGCTCCGGCGCGGAGGCCCTGGTCGCCGCCCGCGGCCATGGCGAGGCCCGCAATGCCCTGCCGCGGGCGGCCGACGCCCGCTTGCTCCCGGAAGCGCTGCGCAGCTTGCCCCCTCGGCCGCTCTACGGCCGGGCGCCCGATGCCAAGCCGCTGCCGCAATGATCGAGGACGTCGTCGT
The nucleotide sequence above comes from Sphingosinicella sp. BN140058. Encoded proteins:
- a CDS encoding autotransporter domain-containing protein; this encodes MSRSRLAFSCAAAAALLCATSAAAQTVDRIVAFGDSYADDGNLFELLNIPRPAVYPNGRFSNGTNFVDTMGQLLAVPIDNFAIGGAFTGNGNINGPGIPGFVTEYRSFLAGGGPAAFPRVSGRFGANDLAVVSIGGNDARAYERSLGTTPSAAQIQGLIAGAPAQAQLRVGEAMAGIDALVGAGARNITFLSGDVGRLPEVAGAPIAAIGTAYANAFNAGIQARLAETAASGVIVNYLDLSQMGSVVEADPAAFGLISAGACPIACVTTDPGLLDKYLFYVDQLHMTSAGFAIVGRYAVRQLEAPLHFQAQSDLGLQAATSFGTTLEGRLDLSTARTGGRGSGLSIYAAVNAAGRDHAAGTTNLAYDTDTFGVTAGAEYELGGVIAGLAVNHSRPRADMVSGTGAIRAKAWQVGAYAGWSHHGAFVQGHAGIGWLDYDIARTAVIDDIAADANGRTVTAGAKAGYLLDFGGVSLGPVVGLQYAKAKIDAYTETGDPVLTLNVGKQDVQALVGSAGIEARGELDAGGLAVHPFAALTAEKDFEGDGRTIRYAATSAPGILNSFVLPDRSKDIYGRIAAGARLTLGEAVALSVEGSTSFSQQGSDDVGGFVGLTVGF
- a CDS encoding NifU family protein, producing MLIQTETTPNPATLKFLPGQKVMDAGTRDFATPEDAEASPLAEALFSLGDVEGVFFGRDFISVTAGPGTEWRDLKPQVLGILLDHFSSAAPLFKAATAAGITVDAPEDFGDDPADAEIVEQIRELIETRVRPAVAQDGGDIVYRGFRGGTVFLAMHGACSGCPSSTMTLKSGIESLLKHYVPEVETVEAV
- the tsaB gene encoding tRNA (adenosine(37)-N6)-threonylcarbamoyltransferase complex dimerization subunit type 1 TsaB: MLLAIDSATAACSAALIDGAALVDERFELVGRGHAERLLPMIEELLGGRRPSGILVDCGPGSFTGVRVGLAAAHGLAIGWGVPLLGYSSMAAIAATADAERLAVALHGGHGQLFVQSFTNAPLQPVADLQSLLPDDAARAFDEAVVIGSGAEALVAARGHGEARNALPRAADARLLPEALRSLPPRPLYGRAPDAKPLPQ